AGGAGCAGTGGTTGCCTACGCGTAGAGGAAAACTGTGGCACGTCGACGGAATTTTCTGCCTTTTCTTTGCATTTCTTCTGGCGGAACCTCTCCATCGGCTAGTTACCTGACGGCCAgccagagagacgccgaTGCATCCCAGCGCGTTCCTTCCTGTCCTTTCGTGCGAAGATTCACCGCGTGCAGGGGGAGGGCATACAGAAGAGATAGAGGGAAGGATGGGGAGTGAGGTCAGTTGCGTCTGGCTATGAGGCACATGCGCAATTGCGTCTTTCTCTGTGGCGCTGTTTTCGtgcgcttctgcagcctcgcgtcTCCATGGCCGTCAGCGTCCTCAGCCAGGAACTCTTCAAGTACCAGGTGAGAAAGACATATAGTAGTGTTCGCAGGGGCGAAGACGGGGGGGCCTGTTCCTTCTGTCGCTGCAGAATACAGAGGCGCACTGCCGGCAGCCTGCCGCGTCTTCCCGCCTCAGACGGGTCGCAGGGCTAGGGCTGTAGttccgcgcgcgtgtgccggGTATGACAAGCGCTTGAGCGACGAAATGGACACGAATACGTCTTTATTTATCAAATCACAAAGTCCTCCCGCGTGTCGGCTAACCGTCTGGCTGTGATCGGCTCTCTCTTCGGCTCGCTtccccgccctcgctggGGAACGGGCCGTGCGGCGTTTTTCTGGGCGCGTGCTTGTCTTCCACGATGCGTGCCCGTGGCGACGTGGTTTGTTCAGGGATACAAAGGCTGTGCAGTCGTTCTGGGCGGCGTCGACGTGAAAGGCCCGCACATCTACAAAATCCATCCTCACGGCAGCACCGACTGCTCCAACTTCGCGGCAATGGGCAGCGGCAGTTTGAACGCCATGGCGGTCCTCGAGGCAGGTAAGACCCCCAGATGGCTGCGACTGAGAAGAAAATGCCGAGACGGGGGGCGggcgggaggaggggggcaTAGGCGGCGGTTGGAGAGTCAGCTGCGTCTTTTCGCCTGTATTCGGCCCTGAAGGTCGGGCGTGCAAGGgacgagaggagaaggaaagtATGCATGCAGCCTAGGGGGATACACCTCGATCAGCTTGTTCGTCTGTTGGTTTTGCATGGTTTTCTCTGAGCGCACCCGGGGCACCTGTCGCGCTGTTTGCGTCGCACAGGCTACAAGGACAACATGACGCTGGAGGAAGGGAAGGCGCTGGTCCGCGACGCGATCAAGGCGGGCGTCCTGAACGACctgggcagcggcggcaacaTCGATCTGTGCGTCAtcacgcgcgagggcgcgcagcacATCCGCCAGTACGAGAAGCCCACGCAGCGGCCGTtccaggcgacgcgccccgAGTTCAAGAAGGGCACGACGCCCTTCCTTTTGGAGAAAATTGAGCAGCTCAAGGACCGCCTCGAGTTCGTGCAGGATGTCGAGATGGTGGAGGCCTCCTAAACACACTTCCGAGCGACCCGGGGAAGattcgcggcgggcgcagacgccgcagcagtcGGCGCGGGTCGAGGCCCAAGCTGATTGAGCAGAAGGCAGGAACacgacgcagcgacgcgagggcAATGCATGCAACGCTTGACTCAGGGAAGAGGCTGGACTGGAGTGGAGCACCCGACAGGGAAAGGCAccggaggcggctgcgaggctcAAACGAGAGAATTTGGAGTTTCCGCGTGTCCTCTTAAGCATCGCCGCCACAGCGCGAAGAGTGCGCAGCCGTGGGAAAGAAAGGCGAGCGTTCCACGTCCTCTCTGCCGacgggcgaagaggaggagctaCTCCAACGCGTGGGTACGCAAGGCTGCCGCGGTATCGGAAGAAACGGTCCTTTCTTTACAGGCCGGAAGTCGAAACGTTGTGCCTCCAAACCGAAAGCCTAGTCGCAATTGTCTTTTCGGCACGTGCTTCGTAAAACGCTGCACATATTCAGCTGGACGACTGGGCAAGGAACCACTGGCATTTGTCGGAAAAAGCAAAGCTGCAGAGCGGAGGCATACTCTCCAGCTGTAGGTACACACAGGCACTTTTGCCTTCATCGAATCCATCGCGCACGCTGTAGTTGTACACAGTGAAGCAGAATCGCTCGAGCCCCCCGAAGGCAATCGCAGGGCGCCAGAGCCAGCCCAGCTGTAGCGATTGGGATTCCAGACCGGGCAGCCTACACAGAATTCTATGTAGACTCTGGTTTTCGGCTGGCATTTGTAGCCGGTTTAAAGCGATAGATTATGGATCTGCGTAGTCGTGCTATATGAGGAcgtctcggcgccgcaggccgcttGCACTCAGCTGAGGCCCCTCTGCCAGACTGGAGAACCCGCGATTCTTAGTCCTTTGCACAGGCGAGGAGGGTAATTGCGTGGAGGGGATCTGCAAGCTAACTGAAAGAAGGCTGCAGTAGAACTGCTACACATAAACTGAAAAAAGGCTGCAATCGAGCCAGCCGGAATGACATCGCTCATCCCGCTCTGCTGGTAGTATCCGCAAGGCGCGGCTACCGTCTCTGCCCCTCCCCCGATGACAGATACTTGGCAAATTATGCGCAGAGACGCTCTTTGGGGAGAACGTGAGCGTCCTTTCCGCCATTTTCTTGCCAGCGTATGCTTATATAACTACGCCGGGGATCGCCTGCCATCGCTGTGATAAGTATGCCGCGCGCTTGCCCGAGCTCTCTCTTGGTGACTTGTATGAACCACGCTTCCTGTGGTATGTGCCGGTCTCGGGCCCTGAaagttttctctctctcggccgcATTTGTTATGGATCCTCGCTTTTCCCGCACGAAGGGATCCAGtcggccgcgctcgctgcctgtCTCTTGCTTGCTGcatgcctctgcgcctcaaCGGAGACGCGAACTGGAGACACACAAAAGAGGTGCGCTAAAGAAAAAGCCACTGCTCATCTTTTTTCCCGTTTGATTTCGGTAGTCTTCATCAGATAAGCGAAGGCGGCCACTTTCTTCATGACGTTACTGAAGAGAAAATACTGAGTGAGGCCAGCGTTTTTGGTATTTCGGCGAGCGAAGccccggcgcagcgcgcatGCAATTCACACTCGCAGACAAGAAAGGCCGCGTTCTTCTGCCAAAGCCTTCGCAAGCAGCGGCCAAGAACCGACCCATTTTCTCTCGCGATACATGGATGCGGGCGCCTGGTGTATCCAACGACGGCGCGTGCTGACATTTTGGTACTGTAGTCTTCGatctcgctgccgcgggagGAAGCCATCGTCAGCATGTGCGAGTGATTGACTGTCGATGCTCCAAAAGGCTTCTCCCAGCCACAGGACAACGGGGATGCAACCGCTGTTCGAAATCAGTGGCCCAGGCGCCTTGCCTTTCGTTTTCAACACTGTGATGCTAAGGACGCAAGCCACCCGCGATACTACGTGTCTCTCAATCCTCAGTCCTTCCACCGTCTCGGCTGTGTGGCCGTTTCCTGAGGTGTGTTTTCCCGAAACTCAAGTTGAACGGCATTTGAGCACCGCGTGGCTGCGGTGTAGATACACCTCTCGTCTATCTGGGGGTTGGGATGTACGCACACGTCGTTTAAGGCATGTGCCCGGTGCGGCCACACCTTCGAAAGCGCATTCCTCTTTGCACGCCGCGATCCTCTCAAATATGTGTCTCTTTGCCCCATgtgcttccttctctcctctgctgtgAAAGGAACTGCTCTTTCCAGTTTGTGTTGTGCAGGAATGCGACACTCGTtttcgccgccctccttccCGGAGGCAAGGACACGTACCCGGCATATTCAATCGCTCCGCTTTAGAAGCAAACGAGGACAACGTGGGATGCCGGCTATAAATCCGGCGCGGGCTCCACCGCTTCGATCGCGTTACAGGCGGGCCTCCAATCCTCATGAACAGGTCCGGCCGAGCTGCCTTGCATCGGTAGCTTCGTCTCTGTGTAACTCGAGCTCCTGCGCTTCTGCTCCTTCCCGTCACTTCActtccgcgtccgcctgTTGTTCCCCACGTGCCCCTTgccgcttctctctttcgTTCAATTCGGTACAcactttttcttcttcttccgccgtctTGCCCGCCAGGCCAACATGGCAGAGGCTGGAGGGCTTCCACAGAGTTTTGCCGGCGCCCTTTTTCGTGTCGCGCCTCTGGGCACGTCAGCTGGCTGGCGgtgcctctctgtcttccaATGGGAACGACAACCTGCAGCCATTCCCAGGAGCCAGACTTCATAGCTGCTCTCTGTCGTGGGGTGTCGCTTCTGTTTCTTCGTGCTCGCCGCCATCGTCGACGTCTCAGCGTGTTGCGCCATGTGCGCCCTCAGGGCGCTTGCTCGCTTCCCCGGCCTTTGCTCACGCGTTCGTGCGTGCTTTGACGTCGTCACAGTCTTCCCGGTGGGcatcttccgcctcgtcttcggggCTTTTCTCGCTCCActtctctcggcgtcggcaGCTGCCTGAGCattcttcgcttccttcttcctcccatGCCTCTGTCTGCCGGCCGCTGCATCCTCCGTCGTCACTCTGCCTGCAGCCCGGCCCGTTGCAGCTGcgtgcccgcgccgccggtctgCTGGACGCCTTCCGCCGAGCTGTCTCGCAGGATTCCGTGAACGACGAGGAAGTTGCGCGGCGACCCCACAGCGTAAGTGTCCTCGCAAAGCTGTCCTGCCGGTTTATGGTGGTAACTCTGGAGACGCGCAGTCTATGGGAGCATACAGAGAGAGGTGCCGGATTAGTTGCTGGCTTCTGACTCGAAAGCAACTCGCTCGACGAGGAAGTTCAAGCTTCCGTGCGGGGTGATGGCGTAGATCGCGGGTCATTGTTGGGAGGGAGGCATGCAGGAAAGGGAAACATCGGCGAAGCCGCACTCGACAGAGCGCAGAGCGAGCCGCTGGGACAAGAAAAGAGATAGCAAAGTCAGAAATAACGGGTTTTTGCCGGTCTGTGCAATGCGTTTTCTCGTTGTCTCGCATTCAGAGTCCGCAAGCAAGCGAGCCCGGAGgacaggcgcctgcggatctgcgcgcgacgccacTCGGGGACGAGGAACTGCAGTTTCTGCTTCACAATATCTCGATTTTCTCTCCATCGGAACTTCTTATTCTGTTTGCGTGCATTGTGCGGTGGCACGAAAAGGCCGCtctgccgtcttcgtctgtcgccttcgcttcgctgCCGTCCACGCCACCTCCCCTCTTCGAGGTGCTTTcccccgctgccgctgcgttgCTGTCGGAGCTCGTCTCGCGATTGGGCACTCAGCTGCCTCTTTTGCCGGAGTTTCCTTCGTCGGCTCTCTTGTGCGGGCGGCTCGTTCTGTCCagccctggcggcggcgcgccccgtTTCTGGGAGCAGTATTTTCAGTTTTTCCTctcagcggcgcagctgcggagttCCGAGGCCCCGGGCATCCACAACAGCAGCCTACGCgtgtccgcggcgcctgaacttctgcagcttctctccttcctggCGCAGTACAAGGCCCaggggcgcgcgcagcgcgctgccggcgcccagCGCTCAGGCGCGGCCGGTTGGAGCCCTTCCCTCGCAGGTCACGGCGACAAAACAGAAAGCGAATGGAGCAGTCAGCACCTCAgccgctcggcgcccgcgacggggGACGCTGACGGAGACAGCcacgcgccggctgcgcagcgTGATTCAGAAGAACTGGCGGAATACTCAAACGCACGACGTCGGGGGTCAGCtccaggcgacgcagcggcgtcgcgctccgCGACCGAAGAGGCGAGTTCGCCTCTAAGAAACGACGCaggagcggcggaagcgcggcAGGCAACCCCACAGGGCGCCGAGAGGGCCCATGCggtctcttcgctgtctccgtcgttttctccgtcttcctcctttgggcgacgaggacggctGACGACGCTGCAAGATGACAGTCTGTACGAgaggctcgtcgccgcgctgtgCAGCCGCCTGGCCGCGCGTCCCACGCTGGAGACGTTGAGTCCGCCATCGCTCATCCGCTTGTTGCTTCTGCTGGCTGAGTTAAGAGCCAAGCATGTACCTCTCCTCACCGAAATCGCCGCGTTGCTGAAGCCGCTCGGTCCTCCGGAGCCCCCGGtgccagctgccgcgcgtAAGCCGCGGATACACACAAGCATTCATGCGTGTGACTGTGCTCAAGATGATGAATTTGCGATATATGGGTTCCAAGCCTCAGTCTCAGGGGCTCGCGGGACTCGTGGGGGTGTCTATCTTCCATGCCGTAGCAtctccgccgcttccttcACTGTCCCGTCCACCGTGTATATCTACATCTTTACGCATATgaatatatttatatatatatatattatctGTATTTTTTGTGAATTGACATCTGTTCCTTTTGTGTGCTTCGGCCGTGTGTGGGTTCGTatgccgcctccgccagccaTTTGACTGTGCGTGTCGATCCTCAGACGCTTTGGGGTGTCGATCCTGTCTTTCCGTGTGTTTCGTTTCGTTGTTGtgtgcttctgcagctgtTGGTCCGAAGGaaacggcgaggaagaaagcgagcGTCGCAGTCAGCCTTCCGCTCGCCAGTTCGTCCTCTAGAAGGCAAACGGCCAcacagctgcgcagcgacctCATGGCAGGGgacgacgctgcagagggagagccACAGTTCGTGGCTCGCGTCGCGGCATCGGGGTTGAATCGTGCGTTTCAGCCTCAGGATCTCGTTGTCATTTTCGCCTCGTTCGCCGCATTGGAGGCAAATGAGTTCCAGCCGCTGCTTCGCAGCGTGAGCGACGTTTtggctctgcatgcgcgccagcTCTCGCTCCAGCTGATGGCCTCCACTCTCGACAGCTGTTCGCGCCTGAACTTTTATCCGAAACGCCTTGCTAAGGCGCTTCTGGAGGTGCTTCCCGGCGCGCTGGTgagcgcgtccgcagagccAGCGAGGCCCGAATTCATGCCGCAGGACAGCGAACAATGGGAATGCAGAAAGACTcagggccgccgcgcgatgcaggcgagacgcgtgCCGGACAAAAGAAGGGACAGAACAGGCAGAGCCCAGGCGGAGGGCCTCCGGGTTGAGTTTGCGTCACCCCCGTCTGCTTCTTTACCAGCGTCCTTTCTCTGTCTTCAGTCGACTGCCGCAGTGTGGCCCTCCTCAGTGTGCATTCTTATGAAGGCGCTAGCGCGTCTGAATGTGCGGCACAGAGGGACTCTGAAAGCCGCGCTCTTGAGCTTGAATGCGCCGCAGGGTCGCGGGGTGCTTCCCTCCCCCTGCCGGTTGTCTTCACCAGACTCGCGCGACTCTTGTGCCTCTCCGCGGTgtgccgacgacgcgggcgggcCTGACTCGCTcacgaaggcgcctgcgcacgcagccgGGCTGCGCGCAGCTCTGAAGTGTGCCGCCGCCCCTCACGTCGTCTCGCCGCACCGCCTCACGCCACAGGACACCGCTTCAGTACTGTACGCGCTATATCGCCTCGACGTCTGGGACTCCAACACTGTTCGCGAATCTCTCGCACACCTGGAGCAGCTCGGCGGCTCAGGTATCGTGCGCGGACGAAGGCAGAGTCTACAGCGCCCTCCTGCCCTCCCCTCCTCCTTCCATGCTTTGTTGTCGGTATCACGCCAGACTGAATAAAGCGGTTTCCATGGCCGTGAAAAAGATTCAGTTCATAGGGTGGCTCGGGTTGCCGCGGTTAcgggcgctgcgccaggcgcgaaAGCGCGTCGTGACGACTTCTTTGCCTGCAGTGAaagtgcgcggcggctgtcggACGGAGCTGTGCAGCAATCATTCAAGcgggccgcgagcgcgcttCACAATTGCAGGTTTACAGCGAGTGGAATATGAGAGGGAGGACAGCCTGAACGCTGTTTTTCGTGGTCCTGCCAGGCCCCGGTGACTGGAAACTTGTCTCATGTTGACGCGTGGAACGTCGACGGATACGCCCCTGCATCCACTCGACGATTCGGGGCTGCCTACCTGGCGCGACACCTGGAGACCTAGTTTCTGTGGTTGCGGTCTTTCAGAgcttctcgcggcgctgggccTCAAGGGCTGCGCGaatctcctcctcgtcgcctcgtaCTTCTCGTGCGCGGGCCCGAAGCTCTACGATGAGATCCTGCCCTACGTAAGTCTCTAAATTCCCACCTTTTTTCCATTTCGTTGGTGTCCGGTGGCGTTGCCCATCCCCATCCCTTCgacgctttcttctcgcctgcaggaGCGCGCACCCTAGATCTACAGCGGCAGTCGCGAGCCCCGTGTTTGCACTTGGTAGTAACCTAATATGGCTTCTCCCGCGTGAATGTGC
Above is a window of Besnoitia besnoiti strain Bb-Ger1 chromosome Unknown contig00007, whole genome shotgun sequence DNA encoding:
- a CDS encoding putative proteasome subunit beta type 7 precursor (encoded by transcript BESB_071080); the protein is MDSISQLALQRGGYDFSNHQRNVHLLMEAAKRCPSAAGSPTPPGLPPARKTGTTICGVVCKDGVVLGADTRATEGTIVADKNCSKLHRIADNMYGAGAGTAADLDHMCDWLAVQVELHRLNTNAQPRVSMAVSVLSQELFKYQGYKGCAVVLGGVDVKGPHIYKIHPHGSTDCSNFAAMGSGSLNAMAVLEAGYKDNMTLEEGKALVRDAIKAGVLNDLGSGGNIDLCVITREGAQHIRQYEKPTQRPFQATRPEFKKGTTPFLLEKIEQLKDRLEFVQDVEMVEAS
- a CDS encoding RAP domain-containing protein (encoded by transcript BESB_071090); this encodes MPAINPARAPPLRSRYRRASNPHEQVRPSCLASVASSLCNSSSCASAPSRHFTSASACCSPRAPCRFSLSFNSVHTFSSSSAVLPARPTWQRLEGFHRVLPAPFFVSRLWARQLAGGASLSSNGNDNLQPFPGARLHSCSLSWGVASVSSCSPPSSTSQRVAPCAPSGRLLASPAFAHAFVRALTSSQSSRWASSASSSGLFSLHFSRRRQLPEHSSLPSSSHASVCRPLHPPSSLCLQPGPLQLRARAAGLLDAFRRAVSQDSVNDEEVARRPHSSPQASEPGGQAPADLRATPLGDEELQFLLHNISIFSPSELLILFACIVRWHEKAALPSSSVAFASLPSTPPPLFEVLSPAAAALLSELVSRLGTQLPLLPEFPSSALLCGRLVLSSPGGGAPRFWEQYFQFFLSAAQLRSSEAPGIHNSSLRVSAAPELLQLLSFLAQYKAQGRAQRAAGAQRSGAAGWSPSLAGHGDKTESEWSSQHLSRSAPATGDADGDSHAPAAQRDSEELAEYSNARRRGSAPGDAAASRSATEEASSPLRNDAGAAEARQATPQGAERAHAVSSLSPSFSPSSSFGRRGRLTTLQDDSLYERLVAALCSRLAARPTLETLSPPSLIRLLLLLAELRAKHVPLLTEIAALLKPLGPPEPPVPAAAPVGPKETARKKASVAVSLPLASSSSRRQTATQLRSDLMAGDDAAEGEPQFVARVAASGLNRAFQPQDLVVIFASFAALEANEFQPLLRSVSDVLALHARQLSLQLMASTLDSCSRLNFYPKRLAKALLEVLPGALVSASAEPARPEFMPQDSEQWECRKTQGRRAMQARRVPDKRRDRTGRAQAEGLRVEFASPPSASLPASFLCLQSTAAVWPSSVCILMKALARLNVRHRGTLKAALLSLNAPQGRGVLPSPCRLSSPDSRDSCASPRCADDAGGPDSLTKAPAHAAGLRAALKCAAAPHVVSPHRLTPQDTASVLYALYRLDVWDSNTVRESLAHLEQLGGSELLAALGLKGCANLLLVASYFSCAGPKLYDEILPYMLPMESRLTKEGISQLKIIELACRVGHLPFSFSGLSAASRDLLLRIRSCGMEPEEVFVSDLQREVSSTARTVGYHCFTEVQVGPYTLDFVKPVTPEDAMKLAMEEEARKSNPGFRRPLQFIDDPFEHELDTKGVVLEVDGPQHFYRDSFHWTSASKLKHRLLTGLGFRVAHVPYFDWLKLESEDVRRVYLRCALERAEAPAGDDLERWASRVAASSDVNKRALGSKESQSTPAAHERGEANTPAARTNSVAPCAQEDDSAGDDGRRIAESLAFAPAPFLTPQEQRLLHEKKHQDSTKRKKIMLAISKRDRRRQKREDMEARRRKEAAIQNNPRNYKL